A single window of Flavobacterium aestivum DNA harbors:
- a CDS encoding ribose-phosphate pyrophosphokinase — protein sequence MSHLEPEAKIFACSKSEYLAEKIAKEYGIPMGKVTISTYSDGEFQPSYEESIRGLRVFIVCSTFPSADNLMELLLMIDAAKRASARHITAVIPYFGWARQDRKDKPRVPIGAKLVANLLDAAGATRIMTMDLHADQIQGFFEKPVDHLFASTIFLPYVESLGLDNLMIASPDMGGSKRAYAYSKFLNSEVVICYKQRKAANVIETMELIGEVKGKNVILVDDMIDTGGTLAKAADLMIEKGALSVRAICTHAILSGAAYEKIENSKLLELIVTDSIPLKRQSDKIRVVSCAPLFAEVMHMVHHNNSISGKFLM from the coding sequence ATGTCACACCTAGAACCAGAAGCTAAAATTTTTGCTTGTTCAAAAAGTGAATATCTTGCAGAGAAAATCGCAAAAGAGTATGGTATCCCAATGGGAAAAGTTACCATATCAACTTATAGCGATGGCGAATTTCAACCTTCATACGAAGAATCAATCAGAGGTTTACGTGTCTTTATTGTTTGCTCTACTTTTCCAAGTGCAGATAATTTAATGGAATTACTATTAATGATTGATGCTGCAAAACGTGCTTCAGCAAGACACATTACAGCAGTAATCCCTTATTTTGGTTGGGCAAGACAAGACAGAAAAGACAAACCTAGAGTGCCGATAGGAGCAAAACTAGTAGCAAATCTATTAGATGCAGCCGGTGCAACAAGAATAATGACTATGGATTTGCATGCTGATCAAATACAAGGATTCTTCGAGAAACCTGTAGATCATCTTTTTGCATCCACTATCTTTTTACCATATGTAGAAAGTTTAGGTTTAGACAATTTAATGATTGCTTCACCAGACATGGGAGGATCAAAAAGAGCATACGCCTATTCTAAATTCCTAAATTCTGAAGTTGTAATCTGTTACAAACAAAGAAAAGCAGCCAACGTTATCGAAACAATGGAGCTTATTGGAGAAGTAAAAGGTAAAAACGTAATCTTGGTAGATGATATGATTGATACTGGAGGAACTTTAGCAAAAGCTGCCGATTTAATGATCGAAAAAGGTGCCTTAAGCGTAAGAGCAATTTGTACTCACGCCATTTTATCTGGTGCTGCATACGAAAAAATAGAAAATTCAAAATTATTAGAACTAATTGTAACTGATTCTATTCCGTTAAAAAGGCAATCTGATAAGATAAGAGTAGTAAGTTGCGCACCACTTTTTGCCGAAGTAATGCACATGGTTCACCACAACAATTCAATTAGTGGGAAGTTTTTGATGTAA
- a CDS encoding 50S ribosomal protein L25/general stress protein Ctc has product MKSITIKGSERESVGKVATKALRNAGLVPCVLYGGDQTVHFSAEVIAFKNLVYTPNAHTVVIELGNGKSFNAVLQDIQVHPVSDRILHIDFFQIHDDKEITMEVPVKIIGNSKGVMAGGDLRMNNRKLKVKALPKNLPDFVEADITPLDMGNKLYVTKVPTPNFKIMHPDNTVICQVKISRAAMKAAQEAAKAAKAPAKKKK; this is encoded by the coding sequence ATGAAATCGATTACAATTAAAGGATCAGAAAGAGAAAGCGTGGGCAAAGTAGCTACTAAAGCCTTACGTAATGCTGGATTGGTTCCTTGCGTATTATACGGAGGAGATCAAACAGTTCATTTTTCAGCGGAAGTTATAGCTTTCAAGAACTTGGTTTACACTCCAAACGCGCACACAGTTGTGATTGAGCTTGGAAATGGTAAATCATTCAATGCTGTTTTACAAGATATTCAAGTTCACCCGGTATCTGACAGAATTTTACATATTGACTTCTTTCAAATCCATGATGACAAAGAAATCACTATGGAAGTTCCAGTAAAAATCATTGGTAACTCAAAAGGAGTTATGGCAGGTGGAGATTTACGTATGAACAACCGTAAATTAAAAGTTAAAGCTTTACCAAAAAATCTTCCAGATTTCGTTGAAGCTGATATCACGCCTCTTGACATGGGTAACAAATTATATGTTACTAAAGTGCCAACGCCAAACTTCAAAATTATGCACCCAGACAATACAGTAATTTGTCAAGTGAAGATCTCTCGTGCGGCTATGAAAGCAGCTCAAGAAGCAGCAAAAGCAGCAAAAGCTCCTGCAAAAAAGAAAAAATAA
- the pth gene encoding aminoacyl-tRNA hydrolase: MIKWMQNLFSSTKTEENINNMKKFLIVGLGNIGSEYVNTRHNIGFKVLDFLAKKEGIPFETVKLGTLAEYKFKGRTFLLLKPNTYMNLSGKAVKYWMDKENIPLENIFVITDDLNLPFGTIRIRKKGSDGGHNGLKNINQVLSTQEYTRFRFGISDEFKKGQQVDYVLGDWDDTEKTKLPERLELASEIIKSFGTAGLENTMTTYNGK; encoded by the coding sequence ATGATAAAATGGATGCAAAACCTGTTTTCATCAACAAAAACAGAAGAGAACATAAATAACATGAAGAAATTTTTAATCGTAGGCCTTGGCAATATTGGCTCCGAATACGTAAATACCCGACATAACATTGGTTTCAAAGTCTTGGATTTCCTCGCCAAAAAAGAAGGAATCCCATTCGAAACCGTAAAACTAGGCACACTAGCCGAATACAAATTTAAAGGAAGAACTTTTTTACTTCTAAAGCCCAACACCTACATGAATTTGAGCGGGAAAGCCGTAAAATACTGGATGGACAAAGAAAATATACCTCTTGAAAACATTTTTGTCATCACAGATGATCTGAACCTTCCTTTCGGAACCATTCGCATCCGCAAAAAAGGAAGCGACGGCGGCCATAACGGACTCAAAAACATCAATCAAGTCCTAAGCACACAGGAATACACCCGTTTCCGTTTCGGCATTAGTGACGAATTCAAAAAAGGACAACAAGTTGATTACGTACTTGGAGATTGGGACGATACCGAAAAAACCAAACTTCCCGAAAGACTGGAACTTGCTTCCGAAATCATAAAATCTTTCGGAACAGCAGGACTGGAAAACACCATGACCACTTATAATGGAAAATAA
- a CDS encoding reprolysin-like metallopeptidase, whose protein sequence is MNKLLLCIGFLVVSFVGYSQGKSSWTAVSYSPKQENDSESGNKLFFKLNETEFKQKLTTLHSKTSADKGISVAIPNGDGKIEQFVVVESSNFAPELQAQYPEIRAYSGTGITDPKASIFFSVSPKGIQTMVLRGDSGSEFIESSADDKSLYVVLTSKNRSKAALPLNCKTVDVALNKDLVKKTSQIKSNNGVFKTMRLALSCTGEYAAYFGGTVADALAGMNATMTRVNGVFNKDLALKLEIIANNNLIVYTNATTDPYSDATDGANGAWNLELQSTLTSVIGNGGYDIGHLFGASGGGGDAGCIGCVCVNPSPSDQYGKGSAFTSPSNNEPERDSFDIDYVAHEMGHQLGANHTFSYDVEGTGVSVEPGSGSTIMGYAGISDGYDVQNQSDDYFSYASILQIQSNLVTKCAVNTILSNQTPVANAGIDYIIPKSTAFVLNGVASDPNGNALTYCWEQNDSAAASEDKENSLAKATKLNGPNFRSFLPSNSTSRYFPALSRVVAGQLTSSWESVSSIARDLNFVFTVRDNAALGFGQTNSDGMVVSVDENKGPFVVTSQNAVDVSWTKGSTQMITWSVNGTSSLFGSANVNIKLSTDGGLTFPTVLASNTPNDGSEAITVPAVASKNCRILVEPTGNIFYAVNSVPFAINYSLITSCNTYTFAAPYSIPDAQAAYTEKTIVVPATSSEITDVNLNIGFTHTYFGDLQIEVMSPSGKVVKLFDRSCGQVDGSLVLTYDDLGGGLICNQTTSQTVVPAGVLSAFNGENPQGVWKLRFRDVSSANTGQINSASLSICSSVYTSLASSSFEINDFVLYPNPNKGIFTVRFKSVNTDGVVVMVNDMLGRKIYENKFESKEDFSENIHLKNVTPGVYIVSVTDGDRKGVSKIVIK, encoded by the coding sequence ATGAATAAATTACTACTTTGTATAGGTTTTCTTGTTGTCAGTTTTGTTGGATATTCCCAGGGGAAATCATCTTGGACAGCAGTGAGTTATTCTCCAAAACAGGAAAACGATTCGGAATCAGGTAATAAATTGTTTTTTAAGTTAAATGAGACAGAATTTAAACAGAAGTTGACGACTCTTCATTCCAAAACTTCTGCGGATAAAGGGATATCAGTTGCCATTCCGAATGGTGACGGTAAAATTGAGCAATTCGTTGTTGTAGAATCTTCCAATTTTGCTCCAGAGCTACAAGCACAATACCCAGAAATTAGAGCGTATTCTGGAACTGGAATTACAGATCCTAAGGCCTCTATCTTTTTTAGTGTTTCTCCAAAAGGGATTCAAACTATGGTTTTAAGAGGTGATAGTGGTTCTGAATTTATAGAGTCTTCAGCTGACGATAAATCATTGTATGTAGTTCTTACTTCTAAAAATAGAAGCAAGGCAGCTTTACCGCTAAACTGTAAAACGGTCGATGTTGCACTGAATAAGGATTTGGTTAAAAAAACTAGCCAAATAAAATCAAATAATGGTGTTTTTAAAACCATGAGACTAGCCTTGTCTTGTACAGGGGAATATGCAGCTTATTTTGGCGGAACAGTTGCCGATGCTTTAGCGGGAATGAATGCTACCATGACAAGGGTGAATGGGGTTTTTAATAAAGACCTAGCATTAAAGTTAGAAATTATAGCCAATAATAATTTAATTGTATATACCAATGCGACTACAGATCCATACTCAGATGCTACTGATGGGGCGAATGGAGCTTGGAATTTAGAACTACAGTCTACCTTAACTTCAGTAATTGGTAATGGGGGTTATGATATCGGGCATTTGTTTGGAGCTTCTGGCGGAGGTGGAGATGCTGGTTGTATTGGATGTGTGTGTGTAAATCCATCTCCATCTGATCAATACGGGAAGGGAAGTGCCTTTACTTCTCCTTCAAATAATGAGCCTGAAAGAGATTCTTTTGACATTGATTATGTAGCACATGAAATGGGCCATCAATTAGGGGCTAATCATACTTTTTCATATGATGTAGAAGGTACAGGTGTAAGTGTTGAGCCAGGAAGTGGTTCTACTATTATGGGTTATGCTGGAATTTCGGATGGTTATGATGTTCAAAATCAATCAGATGATTATTTTTCGTATGCTAGTATTTTGCAAATTCAGAGTAATTTGGTTACTAAATGTGCAGTTAATACCATATTAAGTAATCAAACTCCGGTTGCAAATGCTGGAATAGATTATATCATACCAAAGAGTACGGCTTTTGTTTTAAATGGAGTAGCTTCAGATCCCAATGGAAATGCGTTGACTTATTGTTGGGAACAAAATGATTCGGCTGCTGCTAGTGAGGATAAGGAGAATAGTTTGGCCAAAGCAACTAAGCTCAATGGTCCTAATTTTAGATCTTTTTTGCCAAGTAATTCTACTAGTCGTTATTTTCCAGCTTTGAGCAGAGTGGTTGCGGGTCAATTGACTTCGTCATGGGAGTCAGTTTCATCTATTGCTAGGGATTTAAATTTTGTATTTACGGTAAGAGATAATGCTGCTTTGGGTTTTGGGCAGACCAATTCTGATGGCATGGTTGTTAGTGTAGATGAGAATAAAGGGCCATTTGTTGTAACTTCACAAAATGCTGTAGATGTCAGCTGGACTAAAGGTTCTACCCAAATGATCACTTGGAGTGTAAATGGAACCAGTTCATTGTTTGGTTCGGCTAATGTAAATATTAAGCTGTCTACCGATGGGGGCTTGACTTTTCCAACAGTTTTGGCTAGTAATACTCCAAACGATGGTTCGGAAGCTATTACTGTGCCTGCAGTGGCTTCTAAAAATTGCAGAATTTTAGTAGAACCTACTGGAAATATTTTTTATGCGGTGAATAGCGTGCCATTTGCAATAAACTATTCTCTGATTACTTCTTGTAACACATATACTTTTGCAGCCCCTTACTCGATACCTGATGCGCAAGCTGCTTATACTGAGAAAACAATTGTTGTGCCAGCGACTTCTTCAGAAATTACAGATGTTAATTTGAATATTGGATTTACTCACACATATTTTGGAGATCTTCAGATAGAGGTAATGAGTCCAAGTGGAAAGGTTGTGAAGTTGTTTGATAGGTCTTGTGGTCAAGTTGATGGTAGCTTGGTGTTAACTTATGATGATTTAGGAGGGGGATTGATTTGTAATCAAACCACAAGTCAAACGGTAGTTCCGGCCGGTGTTCTATCTGCTTTTAATGGCGAAAATCCTCAAGGAGTATGGAAATTAAGATTTAGAGATGTTAGTTCAGCGAATACAGGTCAAATAAATTCAGCTTCTTTGAGTATCTGTTCTAGTGTGTATACAAGTTTAGCTTCTTCAAGTTTTGAGATTAATGATTTTGTTTTGTATCCAAATCCAAACAAAGGTATCTTTACTGTTCGTTTTAAGAGCGTTAATACAGATGGAGTTGTGGTTATGGTAAATGATATGTTGGGTAGGAAAATTTATGAGAATAAGTTTGAGAGCAAGGAAGATTTTAGTGAAAATATTCATTTAAAAAATGTAACTCCAGGTGTTTATATAGTATCTGTAACTGATGGGGATCGAAAAGGAGTTTCTAAAATTGTGATTAAATAA
- a CDS encoding bifunctional riboflavin kinase/FAD synthetase yields MKIFHSINDFNTTPCGTIKKTILTLGTFDGVHFGHRKILERVTQNTENGKYESLVLTFFPHPRMVLQEESEIKLLNTLDEKIHLLEEIGIQNLVIHPFDEEFSRLTAEEFVKNILVDRFHIQKIIIGHDHRFGRNRTANIDDLIAFGKQYDFEVEEISAQEIKEVSVSSTKIRNALIQGNVALANEYLGYNYSLTGNITKGKQLGRTIGFPTANLKLEDDYKLVPQNGVYIVKSIINSRTVIGMMNIGFNPTVDGKHQTIEINYFDFNEDLYDKKITVSIIERIRAEQKFDSVELLKEQLEKDKTTTIAYFNKL; encoded by the coding sequence TTGAAGATTTTTCATTCCATAAACGATTTCAATACCACACCTTGTGGAACTATAAAAAAAACGATTCTAACTCTAGGAACTTTTGACGGTGTTCATTTCGGTCATAGAAAAATATTAGAGAGAGTTACCCAAAATACCGAAAACGGAAAATACGAAAGCTTAGTACTTACTTTTTTCCCGCATCCTAGAATGGTTTTACAGGAAGAATCAGAAATAAAACTATTGAACACTCTTGATGAAAAAATTCATTTATTAGAAGAAATAGGCATACAAAATTTAGTCATACATCCTTTTGACGAAGAATTTTCGAGATTGACTGCTGAGGAATTTGTAAAAAACATACTTGTAGATCGATTTCATATTCAGAAAATAATCATTGGGCACGACCATCGTTTTGGAAGAAACAGAACAGCAAACATTGATGATTTAATTGCCTTTGGAAAACAATATGATTTTGAAGTCGAAGAAATTTCGGCTCAAGAAATCAAAGAAGTTTCTGTAAGCTCTACAAAAATCAGAAACGCTTTGATTCAAGGTAATGTAGCCTTAGCCAATGAATATCTTGGTTACAATTATTCTCTGACAGGTAATATTACCAAAGGAAAGCAATTAGGGAGAACCATTGGTTTTCCTACAGCAAATTTAAAGCTTGAAGACGACTATAAACTTGTTCCTCAAAACGGCGTTTATATAGTAAAAAGCATCATTAACTCAAGAACAGTTATTGGTATGATGAATATAGGCTTTAACCCAACAGTTGATGGCAAACATCAAACCATTGAAATCAATTACTTTGATTTTAACGAAGACTTGTACGACAAAAAGATAACTGTTTCTATAATTGAAAGAATCAGGGCTGAACAAAAATTTGATTCTGTTGAACTGCTGAAAGAACAATTAGAAAAAGACAAAACAACAACAATAGCATACTTTAACAAACTTTAA
- the bioB gene encoding biotin synthase BioB, whose protein sequence is MSITKHNWTKEEIIAIYNKPMMDLLFEAATIHREHHDPNVVQVSTLVSIKTGGCSEDCGYCPQAARYNTGVEGNNLMSVNQVKAQALQAKSGGSSRVCMGAAWRNVKDGPEFDQVLEMVRTINKMDMEVCCTLGMITENQAQRLAEAGLYAYNHNLDTSEDYYKEVISTRGFEDRLQTIENVRKTNVTVCSGGIIGMGESIEDRAGMLVALSTLNPQPESVPINALVAVEGTPMENEKPVEIWEMIRMVATTRIVMPETQVRLSAGRMNMSREGQAMCFFAGANSIFAGDKLLTTPNPDVNEDMKMFDLLGLKPQKPFTKVSQRPTVEAADSKFESLGEKPKWTRPNHVIEKNLEASIKGK, encoded by the coding sequence ATGAGTATCACAAAACACAACTGGACGAAAGAAGAAATTATTGCAATATACAATAAACCGATGATGGACTTGCTTTTTGAAGCTGCCACCATACATCGAGAGCATCATGACCCAAATGTGGTTCAAGTATCGACTTTAGTATCCATAAAAACTGGTGGATGTTCTGAAGATTGCGGATATTGTCCTCAAGCAGCCAGATACAATACTGGAGTTGAAGGCAATAACTTAATGTCTGTGAACCAAGTAAAAGCACAAGCACTTCAAGCCAAATCTGGAGGTTCGTCTCGTGTATGTATGGGAGCTGCATGGAGAAATGTTAAAGATGGTCCTGAGTTTGATCAAGTTTTGGAAATGGTTCGTACCATTAACAAAATGGACATGGAGGTTTGTTGTACTTTGGGTATGATTACCGAAAATCAAGCTCAACGATTGGCAGAAGCTGGTTTATACGCCTATAACCACAATTTAGACACCTCTGAAGACTATTATAAAGAAGTTATCTCGACTCGTGGTTTTGAAGACCGTTTACAAACTATAGAAAATGTACGCAAAACCAATGTTACAGTTTGTAGCGGAGGAATTATAGGAATGGGAGAAAGCATAGAAGACAGAGCAGGAATGCTAGTTGCTCTTTCTACATTGAACCCACAACCGGAATCAGTTCCTATTAATGCCCTAGTTGCTGTAGAGGGAACCCCAATGGAAAACGAAAAACCAGTAGAAATTTGGGAAATGATTAGAATGGTAGCCACAACTAGAATTGTAATGCCGGAAACTCAAGTACGTCTATCTGCCGGAAGAATGAATATGAGCCGTGAAGGTCAAGCTATGTGCTTCTTTGCCGGTGCAAATTCAATTTTTGCAGGTGACAAGCTACTAACAACCCCTAACCCTGATGTTAATGAAGACATGAAAATGTTTGATTTATTAGGTTTGAAACCGCAAAAGCCTTTTACAAAAGTCTCTCAAAGACCAACTGTTGAAGCTGCAGATTCTAAATTTGAATCTCTTGGCGAAAAACCAAAATGGACAAGACCAAATCATGTTATTGAAAAAAATCTAGAAGCTTCCATAAAAGGAAAATAG
- a CDS encoding T9SS sorting signal type C domain-containing protein, translating into MKKLFSLVILFPFLSLGQSIFLNPITGINPNALNPYRTGQIVDPNISVSGISRGKGILGKNAKNRYNATGWNTVGVDPTDYFEFAITPSPGKKIDFKSFVYKGQVSINGPIHFAFRSSVDGFRSNIGTVSAAGRTISLSSSVFQNITKAITFRIYGWAAKTGTGTFSINSFAFNGTVGCTILETPHLDDINVTCASTSFDVNWQAIPDITEYNLDVATDANFRDFVLGYDNRTLGNSTTQKVTGLVAGKTYYVRLRAKNECGYSDYSNTVEAFRSSTTYNSGLWSNGTPDSSKIAIFSSNYTIPTNMEACSCIVDSGVSVGVNSGVVLKLEDGLELKGTGVLIFENKASLIQVNNYAVNTGAIVYKCNTTPMKNFDYTYWSSPVAGQTLYALSPNTLSDKYFSYSSNKWIVESSANTMTPGKGYIIRVPKPQFWPDPTANTYAQSVEFIGIPNNGVYSFPIAPVGYSNLIGNPYPSAISADDFLLENCINTNRIQGTIHFWTHNTAISSNKYSEADYASYNCLGGVGTAAASTKDANANIPSGYIAAGQSFMAISAEGSGPVVFNNSMRINAQGKNTQFFKGVKSKTVAIEKHRVWLNLTNAEGVFKQILVGYATGATNGFDTAYDGLSSDGNKYVDFYSVNDNKNFVIQGRTLPFDKVDKVPLGYKTTIDGAFTISIDQIDGILVNQAIFIEDKTANVVHNLTNGAYTFSTTTGTFNDRFIICYKDNSGVVKSKNQVELVANGKAESSINSNKKEEKITVSAKNRQIKIASFAETIAKVLIYDLRGRQLYEKDSVNSNECIITSIDSTKQILVVVTILDNGMKQSNKIVF; encoded by the coding sequence ATGAAAAAACTTTTTTCTTTGGTAATCTTGTTTCCATTTTTGTCTTTAGGTCAATCTATATTTTTAAATCCAATAACTGGTATTAACCCAAATGCTTTAAATCCTTATAGAACAGGACAAATAGTTGATCCAAATATTTCTGTTTCGGGTATAAGTAGAGGAAAAGGAATCTTAGGTAAAAATGCGAAAAATAGATATAATGCTACGGGTTGGAATACAGTAGGTGTTGATCCAACAGATTATTTTGAATTTGCTATAACCCCAAGTCCAGGGAAAAAAATTGATTTTAAGAGTTTTGTATATAAGGGACAAGTTTCTATAAACGGACCTATACATTTTGCTTTTCGGTCTAGTGTAGATGGCTTTCGTTCAAATATTGGGACAGTTTCTGCTGCAGGAAGAACAATATCATTATCAAGCTCTGTTTTTCAAAATATAACCAAAGCTATTACTTTCAGGATTTATGGATGGGCTGCTAAAACCGGTACTGGAACCTTTAGTATTAATAGTTTTGCTTTTAATGGAACAGTAGGTTGTACTATACTTGAGACGCCTCATTTAGATGACATCAATGTTACATGTGCATCAACTTCTTTTGATGTGAATTGGCAGGCTATTCCAGATATTACCGAATATAATTTGGATGTTGCAACGGATGCTAATTTTAGAGATTTTGTTTTAGGATATGATAATAGAACGCTAGGTAATAGTACAACTCAAAAAGTAACAGGATTAGTTGCTGGAAAAACGTATTATGTGCGTCTACGTGCTAAAAATGAATGTGGTTATAGCGATTATTCAAATACAGTAGAAGCCTTTCGTTCGTCTACAACATATAATTCGGGTTTATGGTCTAATGGTACTCCAGATAGCTCCAAAATTGCTATTTTCTCCAGTAATTATACAATACCTACTAATATGGAAGCTTGTTCTTGTATAGTAGATTCAGGGGTTTCTGTAGGGGTCAATTCTGGCGTAGTTTTGAAACTGGAAGATGGCTTAGAGCTTAAAGGCACAGGCGTTTTAATTTTTGAGAATAAAGCGAGTTTGATTCAGGTAAATAATTATGCAGTCAATACGGGTGCGATTGTTTATAAATGCAATACGACACCCATGAAAAATTTTGATTATACGTATTGGTCTTCACCAGTTGCAGGACAAACACTTTATGCATTATCTCCTAATACATTGTCAGATAAATATTTTAGTTATTCTTCAAATAAATGGATAGTCGAGTCAAGTGCAAATACTATGACTCCGGGCAAGGGATACATTATTAGAGTGCCAAAGCCACAATTTTGGCCAGATCCAACAGCAAATACGTATGCGCAATCAGTTGAATTCATAGGAATACCTAATAATGGGGTTTACTCGTTTCCAATTGCTCCAGTTGGATATAGCAATCTGATTGGAAACCCGTATCCGTCAGCAATCAGTGCAGATGATTTTTTATTAGAAAACTGTATCAATACTAATAGGATTCAGGGAACTATTCATTTTTGGACACATAATACGGCTATTTCCAGTAATAAATACTCCGAAGCTGATTATGCTTCTTATAATTGTTTGGGAGGAGTTGGTACAGCTGCTGCGAGTACTAAAGATGCAAATGCAAATATTCCTTCGGGATATATAGCAGCTGGGCAATCTTTTATGGCAATAAGTGCAGAAGGGTCAGGTCCTGTTGTTTTTAATAACAGTATGCGCATAAATGCTCAGGGTAAGAATACACAATTTTTTAAAGGAGTTAAATCAAAAACTGTAGCTATAGAGAAACATCGTGTTTGGCTGAATTTAACCAATGCTGAAGGGGTATTTAAGCAAATATTAGTGGGTTATGCTACTGGAGCGACTAATGGTTTTGATACAGCTTATGACGGATTGAGTTCAGACGGTAATAAGTATGTTGATTTTTATAGTGTTAATGATAATAAGAATTTTGTGATTCAAGGTCGCACTTTGCCTTTTGATAAAGTGGATAAAGTGCCATTAGGATATAAAACTACTATTGATGGGGCATTTACAATAAGCATTGATCAAATAGATGGGATACTAGTAAATCAAGCAATTTTTATTGAAGATAAGACAGCTAATGTTGTTCATAATTTAACGAATGGAGCTTACACTTTTTCTACCACTACTGGAACGTTTAATGATCGCTTTATAATATGTTATAAAGATAATTCAGGAGTAGTGAAGAGTAAAAACCAAGTTGAATTAGTAGCAAATGGGAAAGCTGAAAGTAGTATTAATTCTAATAAGAAAGAAGAAAAGATAACGGTATCAGCAAAGAATCGTCAAATAAAGATAGCGTCATTTGCGGAAACTATTGCTAAAGTCTTAATCTATGATTTAAGAGGAAGGCAGCTTTATGAAAAAGATTCTGTGAATAGTAATGAATGTATTATCACGAGTATTGACTCGACTAAGCAAATACTTGTAGTGGTAACAATATTGGATAATGGTATGAAACAATCCAATAAAATTGTTTTTTAG